From Lentimicrobiaceae bacterium, a single genomic window includes:
- a CDS encoding FecR domain-containing protein, with product MKRETTYYEELIAAYFAGEISPEDMELLSVWLTEDKDHLQLFEEYRKTWALTVKDSIASGVNLNDEWNELSAKLDSASSRPFHQKLHRKGVLITFFKSWKVAAGILTLLSIAAALFYLNIFSSKVIVTAEKGNLEQILPDGSVIHLYKGSMIEYNADFNKKNRFVKLEGEAYFNVVHDTNRPFIVAGNDARIEVLGTSFNVNTTSGKNTIQVILTTGKVSLYFNDNISEKVILKPGEQAEISTIEKKIVTTPNLDPNYMAWKTGVITFNNSGLDNVAATLEKVFQKPIKLENQQLANCRLTAVFDNQSLTSVLHVIQATLDIEIKQENGLILLGGKGCN from the coding sequence ATGAAAAGGGAAACCACCTATTACGAAGAGTTGATTGCGGCCTATTTTGCAGGCGAAATATCGCCTGAAGATATGGAATTGCTATCAGTGTGGTTGACTGAAGACAAAGATCACCTGCAATTATTTGAAGAATATCGCAAAACCTGGGCCCTTACTGTCAAAGACTCTATTGCTTCGGGTGTAAATCTGAATGATGAATGGAACGAACTTTCTGCAAAACTTGATTCTGCATCATCACGCCCATTCCATCAAAAATTACATCGGAAGGGTGTTCTTATCACTTTTTTCAAGTCGTGGAAAGTTGCGGCAGGCATTCTCACTTTACTAAGCATTGCAGCTGCACTTTTTTATTTAAACATCTTCTCTTCAAAAGTTATTGTCACAGCTGAAAAAGGAAATCTGGAACAGATATTGCCTGACGGCTCAGTCATTCATCTCTACAAAGGGTCAATGATTGAATATAACGCTGACTTCAATAAAAAAAACAGATTTGTAAAATTAGAGGGCGAGGCATACTTTAACGTGGTTCATGATACAAACCGGCCATTCATTGTGGCTGGAAATGACGCGCGGATTGAGGTCTTGGGCACTTCCTTCAATGTAAACACCACTTCAGGCAAAAACACCATTCAGGTAATACTTACCACCGGAAAGGTTTCATTATATTTTAATGACAACATTTCTGAAAAAGTTATACTTAAGCCGGGTGAGCAGGCAGAAATATCCACTATTGAGAAGAAAATAGTTACAACTCCAAATTTGGACCCCAATTACATGGCATGGAAAACCGGGGTAATTACATTTAACAATTCGGGGCTCGACAATGTAGCTGCAACGCTGGAAAAAGTATTTCAAAAACCAATAAAACTTGAAAACCAACAACTTGCAAACTGCCGGCTAACAGCTGTTTTTGACAACCAATCTCTTACATCGGTTCTTCATGTAATTCAGGCTACGCTGGATATTGAAATAAAACAAGAAAACGGCTTGATTCTGCTGGGTGGCAAAGGATGCAATTAA
- a CDS encoding RNA polymerase sigma-70 factor, which yields MLFDKEAFETLFRNEYKGLCFFAVKYVKDLETAKEIVQDSFISLWEKRASVDVTRSVKSYLTTSVHNRCHNYLRDNRKFNKNLMQIEDLLEVSHQPDTDALVVQELHQTIQKAIAELPEKCREIFLLSRYENLKYQEIAEKLNISVKTVEAQMSKALQHMREKLAGYVLAFPAALLIIQPLIQELIINNN from the coding sequence ATGTTGTTCGACAAAGAAGCTTTTGAAACACTTTTTCGTAATGAATACAAAGGGCTTTGCTTCTTTGCAGTAAAGTATGTTAAAGACCTTGAAACTGCAAAAGAAATTGTTCAGGATTCCTTCATCTCTCTCTGGGAAAAAAGGGCCTCTGTGGATGTAACGCGTTCGGTGAAATCATATCTTACTACTTCTGTCCACAACCGGTGTCATAATTACCTGCGCGACAATCGCAAATTCAACAAAAACCTTATGCAGATTGAAGATTTGCTGGAAGTCAGCCATCAACCAGACACCGACGCACTGGTTGTGCAAGAGCTTCATCAAACCATTCAGAAAGCCATTGCCGAACTTCCCGAAAAATGCCGTGAAATATTTCTGCTAAGCCGTTATGAGAATCTGAAATATCAGGAAATTGCTGAAAAACTGAATATTTCGGTAAAAACAGTGGAAGCACAAATGTCGAAAGCCCTGCAGCATATGCGTGAAAAACTTGCTGGTTATGTGTTGGCTTTTCCGGCAGCACTTCTCATCATTCAGCCTCTTATTCAGGAATTAATCATCAACAATAATTAA
- a CDS encoding nitroreductase family protein, whose translation MNFNTLITQRQSVRRYATTQVEDEKLNMCLEAARLAPSASNSQPWRFVVVTDEPLRTQVAKATFSDVQLINKFTLQAPVMIAIVMEKARLITRLAMMVKKKEWPLIDIGIAAEHFCLQAAEVGLGTCMLGWFDEKKIQKLLNIPGDKSIALLISVGYAEDGYKLRLKTRKSLDEIVNYNVYKDSD comes from the coding sequence ATGAATTTCAATACATTAATTACTCAGCGTCAGAGTGTTCGCCGATATGCAACAACTCAGGTTGAAGACGAAAAATTAAACATGTGCCTCGAAGCTGCCCGTTTGGCTCCTTCGGCCAGCAACTCCCAGCCCTGGCGATTTGTGGTAGTCACTGATGAACCGCTTCGTACACAAGTGGCAAAAGCCACATTTTCTGATGTTCAGTTGATTAACAAATTTACCCTTCAGGCTCCGGTAATGATAGCGATAGTTATGGAAAAAGCCCGGCTTATCACACGGTTGGCCATGATGGTGAAGAAAAAAGAATGGCCTTTGATTGATATTGGAATTGCGGCAGAGCACTTTTGTTTGCAGGCAGCCGAAGTTGGTTTGGGAACATGTATGCTTGGCTGGTTTGATGAAAAGAAAATTCAAAAGCTGCTTAATATTCCTGGAGATAAATCAATTGCACTGCTCATAAGCGTTGGATATGCAGAGGATGGCTACAAATTGCGTTTAAAAACCAGAAAAAGCCTTGATGAAATAGTCAATTATAACGTTTATAAAGATTCGGATTAA
- a CDS encoding MotA/TolQ/ExbB proton channel family protein — protein sequence MLYKHLIEGGIWFMLPIYLLAIGIILLSGMQAYRRAQINTTKPANYAKRTEAILFLGSLAFLWGLLGQITGMMQMLGILSEFSDISPSLIAGGIKVSLLAPLYGFVIFIFSAVVWFVFRISQK from the coding sequence ATGTTGTACAAACATTTGATTGAAGGAGGTATATGGTTTATGCTTCCGATTTACTTACTGGCCATAGGTATAATTCTCCTCTCGGGCATGCAGGCCTATCGAAGAGCCCAAATAAATACAACAAAGCCTGCAAATTATGCCAAACGAACTGAAGCCATTCTTTTTTTGGGCAGTTTGGCTTTTTTATGGGGACTGTTGGGGCAAATTACCGGCATGATGCAAATGCTCGGCATTTTATCAGAATTCAGCGACATTTCACCTTCACTGATAGCCGGAGGAATAAAAGTTTCACTTCTGGCTCCATTGTATGGATTTGTTATTTTTATTTTTTCAGCGGTGGTATGGTTCGTTTTCAGGATATCCCAAAAGTAG
- a CDS encoding histidine kinase, whose amino-acid sequence MDISLAQAMENNNQLITLISKHPKVWQLLYWLLAALVLFFVFTNNGTRLNIRVMLVLSLILMSFSLAYFINYYLIPRFLFTGKYFRFFYLSAFAIVLSVWINYLSVLTIIWYQVLTVPQSGLPGNDDVILLISGNYLIILLAAFIHFLKEAFRKSVESERIGRQKAEAELKLKEVRLRMLQGQLHPHFLFNMLNNLYGLWMENSAATPDVILKLSSMLDFMLYECNQTKISLGKEIRLIRDFIDLEILRHDTRLFCDIKLPEANHGPQVAPLIFFTFIENAFKHGVDKTSGESFVKVAMSLKGYSVEMIVENSVTGSCQPLSANGGTGIGLMNVNERLNLLYPGKYSLKIECINGVFSVCIELFTD is encoded by the coding sequence ATGGATATATCTTTGGCTCAGGCCATGGAAAATAATAATCAACTCATTACCCTTATTTCAAAACATCCTAAAGTCTGGCAGTTGCTCTATTGGTTGCTGGCGGCTCTGGTGTTGTTTTTTGTTTTTACCAATAATGGTACCAGATTGAATATCAGAGTTATGCTGGTGCTTTCATTGATTCTAATGAGTTTTAGTCTGGCTTATTTTATAAATTACTATCTGATTCCCCGTTTTTTGTTTACGGGTAAATATTTCAGATTTTTTTATTTATCGGCTTTTGCCATTGTTCTTTCAGTTTGGATTAACTACTTATCAGTCCTGACTATTATCTGGTATCAGGTTCTTACAGTGCCTCAATCAGGGTTGCCGGGGAACGATGATGTAATTTTATTGATATCAGGAAATTATCTGATTATTTTGCTCGCAGCATTTATACATTTTCTAAAGGAAGCCTTCCGGAAGTCGGTTGAATCTGAACGCATTGGCAGACAAAAAGCTGAAGCTGAATTAAAGTTAAAGGAAGTAAGGCTACGTATGCTGCAGGGGCAGCTTCATCCCCATTTTTTGTTTAATATGCTGAATAATCTTTATGGTTTATGGATGGAAAATTCAGCTGCTACACCTGATGTTATCCTGAAATTGTCGTCAATGCTGGATTTTATGCTTTATGAATGTAATCAGACAAAAATTTCATTAGGCAAAGAGATCAGGTTGATACGCGATTTTATCGATCTGGAAATACTCAGGCATGATACCCGATTGTTTTGCGATATTAAGTTACCCGAAGCGAATCATGGTCCACAGGTTGCACCCTTGATTTTCTTTACTTTCATCGAAAATGCATTTAAACATGGTGTTGATAAAACTTCAGGTGAGAGTTTTGTAAAGGTTGCGATGTCTCTCAAAGGTTATTCAGTAGAAATGATTGTGGAGAATAGTGTTACCGGTAGCTGCCAGCCTTTGTCAGCAAATGGTGGAACAGGGATTGGACTCATGAATGTAAATGAGCGTTTAAATTTGCTTTATCCGGGAAAGTATTCGTTGAAAATTGAATGTATAAATGGTGTTTTCAGCGTTTGCATCGAATTGTTTACTGATTAG
- a CDS encoding response regulator transcription factor encodes MENKTTCVIIDDEPIAIRVIKSHLEKIEGFVLLGGFTDALAALKVLSHEQVDLLFLDIQMPGLNGISFLKSMQHPPAVIFTTAYRDYAADAFEVDAIDYLLKPVSFERFLKAINKFTEKVKQVSDDDGMTEPALKDFIILKSDKKNYKVPLDDIQYIESLDDYIKVHTIHKMLVCYQRLSALETMLNSSRFVRIHRAFIINVKYVSMFTSHSVEINGKQIPIGRIYREQAKKSLT; translated from the coding sequence ATGGAAAATAAAACTACCTGTGTTATTATAGATGATGAGCCTATTGCCATCAGGGTGATAAAATCGCATCTTGAAAAAATAGAAGGCTTTGTTCTTTTAGGTGGATTTACCGATGCTCTTGCTGCTTTAAAGGTGCTGAGTCATGAACAGGTTGATCTGTTGTTTCTTGATATTCAAATGCCTGGATTGAATGGAATTTCCTTTCTCAAGTCAATGCAGCACCCGCCTGCAGTCATTTTTACTACGGCTTACCGCGATTATGCTGCTGATGCTTTTGAAGTTGATGCCATTGATTATTTACTCAAACCGGTATCATTCGAAAGGTTTCTGAAAGCTATCAACAAGTTTACAGAAAAAGTGAAGCAGGTTTCAGACGATGATGGCATGACAGAGCCTGCTTTAAAGGATTTCATCATCCTGAAATCAGATAAGAAAAATTACAAAGTGCCTTTAGATGATATTCAATACATTGAAAGCCTGGATGACTATATTAAGGTTCATACTATTCACAAAATGCTGGTGTGTTATCAGCGTTTATCAGCCCTTGAAACAATGCTGAATAGTTCCCGGTTTGTGCGCATACACCGTGCTTTTATCATCAATGTTAAATACGTAAGTATGTTTACAAGCCATTCCGTTGAAATCAATGGCAAGCAAATTCCTATCGGACGTATTTATCGTGAACAGGCAAAAAAGAGCCTGACATAA
- the clpX gene encoding ATP-dependent Clp protease ATP-binding subunit ClpX, whose protein sequence is MYMPKKEERCSFCGRPRSETNMLIAGLDAHICDYCVDQASDILREEIKSSGTGKDFSKVKLHKPAEIKQYLDQYVIGQDDAKKVLSVAVYNHYKRIGQAVAKDDVEIEKSNIILVGETGTGKTLLARTIAKLLHVPFCIADATVLTEAGYVGEDVESILSRLLQASDYDVAAAEKGIVFIDEIDKIARKSDNPSITRDVSGEGVQQAMLKLLEGSIVNVPPQGGRKHPEQKMIQINTHNILFIAGGAFDGIEKKIASRMQTNVIGYSSGNDLEVVDRSNLLQYIAPQDLKSFGLIPELVGRLPVLTYLSPLDAKVLRQILTEPRNSLVKQFVRLFEMDGIKLTFNEQVYEYIVEKAIEFKLGARGLRSIMEAILIDAMYELPSNQDTLELKITRQYAEEKLRKANMTRLKVA, encoded by the coding sequence ATTTATATGCCTAAAAAAGAAGAAAGATGTTCGTTTTGTGGTCGTCCGCGAAGTGAAACCAATATGCTTATAGCAGGCCTGGATGCTCACATTTGTGATTATTGTGTAGATCAGGCTTCTGATATTTTACGCGAAGAGATTAAATCATCAGGCACAGGCAAAGATTTCTCGAAGGTAAAATTGCATAAACCTGCTGAAATCAAGCAATACCTCGATCAGTATGTAATTGGCCAGGATGATGCTAAAAAAGTATTGTCGGTAGCAGTATACAATCATTATAAGCGTATTGGACAGGCTGTTGCCAAAGATGATGTTGAAATTGAAAAGTCCAATATTATTCTTGTCGGGGAAACCGGTACGGGAAAAACACTGCTGGCCCGCACCATCGCCAAGCTGCTGCATGTGCCTTTTTGCATTGCTGATGCCACTGTGCTGACAGAAGCAGGATATGTGGGTGAAGATGTAGAAAGTATCCTTTCCAGATTGCTCCAGGCTTCTGATTATGATGTGGCTGCAGCTGAAAAAGGGATTGTTTTTATTGATGAAATTGATAAAATTGCCCGTAAGAGTGATAATCCAAGCATTACTCGCGATGTTTCGGGTGAAGGCGTGCAACAGGCGATGCTTAAATTGTTGGAAGGCTCCATTGTGAATGTTCCCCCGCAAGGAGGTCGTAAGCATCCCGAACAGAAAATGATTCAGATTAATACGCATAATATCCTTTTTATTGCAGGAGGAGCTTTTGATGGTATTGAGAAGAAAATAGCTTCACGCATGCAAACCAATGTGATTGGCTATTCATCGGGTAATGATCTTGAAGTGGTTGACCGCAGCAATCTTTTGCAATATATAGCGCCTCAGGATTTAAAAAGCTTTGGCCTGATTCCTGAATTGGTGGGCCGTTTGCCGGTATTAACTTATCTGAGCCCGCTTGATGCCAAAGTATTGAGGCAGATTCTTACTGAACCGCGAAATTCGCTGGTAAAACAGTTTGTTAGGCTTTTCGAAATGGATGGCATTAAGCTTACTTTCAATGAGCAGGTATATGAATACATCGTTGAAAAGGCAATTGAATTTAAGCTGGGCGCCCGCGGACTTCGTTCTATTATGGAGGCCATTCTGATTGACGCCATGTATGAACTGCCTTCCAATCAGGATACACTTGAACTGAAAATTACACGTCAGTACGCAGAAGAGAAGCTCCGAAAAGCCAATATGACCCGGCTTAAAGTTGCTTAG
- a CDS encoding DUF4294 domain-containing protein — protein sequence MKRLFLILLFSAGLITSAISQSYDVIIARAKIVDGDTIPMMSLPEVRIKGFIIYRTPSDQRRFDRLVRNVKKVYPYAKLAGIKLNEYDAMMAGLDEKEQRKLYKRAEEELKAQFGEELKGLTFTQGRILLKLVDRETGNPTYHIVKELRGSFVAFFWQNLSRLFGYNLKEKYDPQGKDRDIETIVQMIENGLI from the coding sequence ATGAAACGCCTTTTTCTTATATTGCTTTTCTCAGCTGGACTGATTACATCCGCAATATCTCAATCTTATGATGTGATAATAGCGCGGGCAAAAATTGTAGATGGAGACACCATTCCCATGATGAGTTTGCCCGAAGTCAGGATTAAAGGATTTATTATTTACCGTACTCCCTCTGATCAACGGCGTTTCGACCGCCTGGTCAGGAATGTTAAAAAAGTGTATCCTTATGCAAAACTGGCTGGTATTAAACTCAATGAGTATGATGCGATGATGGCCGGACTTGATGAAAAGGAGCAAAGAAAATTATACAAACGTGCTGAGGAGGAACTAAAAGCTCAATTTGGCGAAGAACTGAAAGGACTTACTTTTACACAAGGACGTATTTTGCTAAAGTTGGTTGATCGTGAAACAGGAAACCCTACCTATCATATAGTTAAAGAGCTTAGGGGAAGTTTTGTTGCTTTTTTCTGGCAGAATCTGAGTCGGCTTTTTGGTTATAATCTGAAGGAAAAGTATGATCCGCAAGGCAAGGACAGAGATATCGAAACTATTGTTCAGATGATTGAAAATGGATTAATTTAA
- a CDS encoding sugar transferase, with protein sequence MNKTLQVTKYVIADLFSAFLAWGAFFIFRKYSIDPNVFEYPETIYKDTNLIYGLIFIPVFWLCLYILVGTYRRIYRKARLKELGQTLLITIIGVIILFFALILDDTIISYRNYYQSILVLFALHFIPTYLFRLTLTSITAYRIHHKTIGFNTIIVGSNGNAISIYNEIENQEKSSGNHFVGFVNAASYNNYKLEKFLNHLGQITDLKKIIKDYSVEEVIIAIERSEVKTIEQIITEVEDTNVVIKVIPDMQDYLLGTIRSNSIFHAPLLQISPDLMPAWQQSIKRIIDIVVSIIAMIILSPAYLIIGLIIKLTSKGPVLYKQQRMGVHGKPFTMIKFRSMYCDAEKGGIPQLSSKEDPRITKVGKFLRKVRLDEIPQFWSVLIGDMSLVGPRPERQYFIDQIVQRAPHYRLLQKVKPGITSWGQVKYGYAENVDEMIERLKFDILYIENMSLAMDFKILIYTVLIVAQGRGK encoded by the coding sequence ATGAATAAAACTTTACAGGTAACAAAGTATGTTATTGCGGATTTGTTCTCGGCTTTTTTGGCCTGGGGAGCATTTTTCATTTTCCGGAAATACTCCATCGACCCCAACGTATTCGAGTATCCTGAGACCATTTACAAAGACACCAACCTCATTTACGGGCTGATTTTCATTCCGGTATTCTGGCTTTGTCTTTATATCTTAGTTGGTACTTACCGCCGCATTTACCGCAAAGCCCGGCTCAAAGAACTCGGACAAACCCTGCTCATTACCATCATAGGTGTTATCATCCTTTTCTTTGCGCTTATTCTTGACGACACAATTATCTCTTACCGGAATTACTATCAGTCTATTCTCGTATTGTTTGCCTTACATTTCATTCCAACATATTTATTCAGGCTCACCCTTACTTCCATTACAGCATATCGTATACATCACAAAACAATAGGTTTTAATACCATTATTGTAGGAAGCAACGGCAATGCTATTTCTATATATAACGAGATTGAAAACCAGGAAAAATCAAGCGGAAATCATTTTGTTGGTTTTGTGAATGCAGCCAGTTACAACAACTATAAGCTTGAAAAATTTCTGAACCATCTCGGACAGATAACCGATTTGAAAAAAATCATAAAAGATTATAGCGTGGAAGAGGTCATTATAGCCATTGAGCGCTCAGAGGTTAAAACCATTGAGCAGATTATTACGGAAGTGGAAGATACGAATGTAGTTATCAAGGTAATTCCTGATATGCAGGACTACCTTTTGGGCACAATTCGGTCCAATTCAATTTTTCATGCTCCTTTGCTGCAGATTTCGCCTGACCTTATGCCAGCCTGGCAACAATCCATCAAGCGTATTATTGATATTGTGGTTTCTATCATTGCCATGATAATATTATCACCAGCTTATCTGATTATTGGTCTTATTATTAAACTCACATCAAAAGGGCCTGTTCTTTATAAACAACAACGCATGGGAGTGCATGGCAAACCCTTTACCATGATTAAATTCCGAAGCATGTATTGCGATGCCGAGAAAGGCGGAATTCCCCAGCTATCTTCAAAAGAAGACCCCCGAATTACAAAAGTTGGCAAATTTTTACGCAAAGTGCGACTTGACGAAATACCTCAGTTCTGGTCGGTACTGATTGGCGATATGTCGCTGGTAGGTCCCCGCCCCGAAAGGCAATATTTTATCGACCAGATTGTTCAACGCGCACCACATTATCGCCTCCTGCAAAAAGTAAAACCCGGTATTACTTCCTGGGGGCAGGTTAAGTATGGATATGCTGAAAATGTGGATGAAATGATTGAACGATTAAAGTTTGACATCCTTTACATCGAAAATATGTCGCTCGCCATGGACTTTAAAATCCTAATCTATACGGTTTTAATTGTTGCTCAGGGTCGAGGGAAATAA
- a CDS encoding Gfo/Idh/MocA family oxidoreductase, translating to MLKIGVLGAGHLGKIHIKCIKQIAKYQLVGFYDADPENAARVEEEYEVKSFSGIDELIEAVDVIDIVTPTLSHFDCASRSLKRFRHVFIEKPVVTTPSEALELIKLAGEASVKVQVGHVERFNPAFIAAEPFIDNPMFIETHRLAQFNPRGTDVPVILDLMIHDLDIVLSVVKSEIKKISASGVSVVSDTPDIANARVEFANGCVANLTASRISMKNMRKSRFFQRDAYIAVDFLDKTAEIIRMRGVNPETADPLAMVLDLGPGKQPKQILFDKPEIKPINAILTELESFADAIINNTIPSVTINDGYAALDLAHRIIEKMNNSSNLV from the coding sequence ATGCTCAAAATCGGAGTTCTTGGCGCAGGCCATCTTGGAAAAATTCACATCAAATGCATCAAGCAGATTGCTAAATATCAACTCGTTGGCTTTTACGATGCCGACCCTGAAAATGCGGCCAGAGTCGAAGAGGAATATGAAGTAAAAAGTTTTTCGGGCATCGATGAACTCATCGAAGCAGTAGATGTAATTGACATTGTAACACCTACCCTGTCACATTTTGACTGTGCTTCGCGCTCATTAAAACGATTCAGGCATGTTTTCATTGAAAAACCAGTGGTTACTACACCTTCAGAAGCACTTGAACTCATCAAACTGGCTGGTGAAGCCAGCGTAAAAGTTCAGGTAGGCCATGTTGAGCGGTTCAATCCGGCATTTATAGCAGCCGAGCCTTTTATTGACAACCCAATGTTTATTGAAACACATCGGCTGGCACAGTTCAATCCACGTGGTACCGATGTACCGGTTATTCTTGACCTGATGATTCATGACCTTGATATCGTATTGAGTGTGGTAAAGTCAGAGATTAAGAAAATAAGCGCCAGTGGAGTTTCAGTAGTTAGCGATACACCTGATATCGCCAATGCAAGAGTGGAATTTGCCAACGGATGTGTTGCAAACCTCACTGCAAGCCGTATATCAATGAAAAATATGCGCAAATCCAGGTTTTTCCAGCGCGATGCATACATTGCGGTTGATTTCCTTGATAAAACAGCTGAAATTATCAGAATGCGCGGAGTAAACCCGGAAACAGCCGACCCTTTAGCCATGGTACTTGATTTGGGACCCGGAAAACAGCCCAAGCAAATACTGTTCGACAAACCCGAAATCAAACCTATTAATGCGATTTTAACTGAGTTGGAAAGTTTTGCTGATGCCATTATCAACAACACCATTCCGTCTGTCACCATTAATGATGGTTACGCTGCCCTGGACCTCGCCCACCGGATTATTGAAAAAATGAACAACTCGTCAAATCTGGTTTAA
- a CDS encoding protein-L-isoaspartate(D-aspartate) O-methyltransferase produces MTHNNYTDTFRHKGLRKKLVDSIRKKGISDENVLSAIESVPRHLFFDSGFLEFAYEDKAFPISAGQTISQPFTVAFQTELLKIKKGEKVLEIGTGSGYQASILYQMGAKVYSIERQRVLYSKAKELLPKIGFGVKLFFGDGYKGLPAFAPFDKIIVTAGAPYVPDALTEQLKPGGILVIPVDDEEGQLMTSVCKHADGHLITEYHGRFRFVPLLGDKAHE; encoded by the coding sequence ATGACTCATAACAATTACACTGATACTTTTCGTCATAAAGGGCTTAGAAAGAAGCTGGTAGATAGTATTCGCAAGAAAGGGATTTCAGATGAAAATGTACTCAGCGCAATAGAATCTGTTCCGCGACATCTATTTTTTGATTCAGGATTTCTTGAATTTGCCTATGAAGATAAAGCTTTCCCGATAAGCGCCGGCCAAACTATTTCACAGCCTTTTACTGTGGCATTTCAAACGGAACTTCTGAAAATTAAAAAAGGGGAAAAGGTACTGGAAATTGGTACAGGTTCTGGTTATCAGGCCAGTATACTTTATCAAATGGGCGCAAAAGTTTATTCTATTGAGCGTCAGCGGGTGCTTTATTCCAAAGCCAAAGAACTGCTTCCAAAAATTGGTTTTGGCGTTAAGTTGTTTTTTGGTGATGGCTATAAAGGTCTGCCTGCTTTTGCACCTTTCGATAAAATTATTGTAACTGCCGGTGCTCCTTATGTCCCTGATGCTTTAACCGAGCAGCTTAAACCCGGTGGTATTCTGGTTATTCCGGTTGATGACGAAGAAGGCCAGTTGATGACTTCGGTTTGCAAACATGCCGATGGGCATCTTATTACCGAATATCACGGCCGTTTCAGATTTGTGCCTTTACTAGGCGACAAGGCGCATGAGTAG